TTTGCTATTTCAACCTAACATTGCTCATAAAGAAAAATAAATAAAAAAGAAGTAGTCAGTGACACTTTATCAAAAAATAATGTATCTTTCGGCATGTTTAACTAAAAAATCTATCATTATGATTATCGGAATCCCAAAAGAGATAAAAAGCAATGAGAACAGAGTCTCACTTACACCCGGCGGTGCAAAAGAGTTAACAAAAAGAGGTCATTCTGTTTATGTGCAACACAATGCTGGTATCAACAGCGGTTTTGAAGATGAAGCTTATGTAGCGGCTGGAGCAAACATTTTGTCAACCATAGAAAAAGTTTATGAGATAGCAGAAATGATTGTCAAAGTGAAAGAGCCTATCGAATCTGAATACAAACTAATAAAGCCTAATCAAGTACTATTTACCTATTTCCACTTTGCATCAGAAAAAGAACTTACTTATGCAATGCTTGAAAGCGGAGCTATCTGTATAGCCTACGAAACAGTAGAGAAAGAAGACAGAAGTCTTCCGTTACTAATACCAATGTCGGAAGTTGCAGGAAGAATGTCCGTACAGGAAGGAGCACGTTTCCTTGAACAGCCACAGGGAGGAAGAGGTTTGCTAATGAGCGGAGTACCCGGAGTTAAACCAGCCAAAGTATTGGTACTTGGCGGAGGTATTGTAGGCTGTAACGCAGCTTTAATGGCAGCCGGAATGGGAGCCGATGTGGTTATTACAGATATATCGCTTCCACGTCTACGTTACTTAAGTGAAATTATGCCTCCTAACGTAAAGACACTCTACTCCTCACCACATAATATAGAAGAAGAACTTCCAACAACCGATCTTGTAATTGGTGCAGTACTAATCCCCGGTGCTAAAACACCTCACCTCATTACCCGAGAGATGTTGAAACATCTTAGAAAAGGCAGTTTAATGGTAGATGTTGCTATTGATCAAGGTGGATGTTTCGAAACATCTCATCCTACTACACATACTAATCCGCAATATACAGTTGATGGAATTGTGCATTATTGCGTGGCCAATATTCCGGGAGCAGTACCATTTACTTCTACCCTTGCTCTTACTAATGCAACATTCCCGTATGTTTTAGCATTAGCAAACAAAGGCTGGGAACAAGCTTGCCAAGAAGATAAGAGTCTGACTTTAGGGCTTAATATTGTAAAAGGTAAAGTGACTTATCCAGCTGTTGCTGAAACTTTTGGATTAAATTATGAACCTGTAAACTTATAACTAATTTTAGAAACAACCTTAAGTCTACTATAAATAAAAAAAACAAAGCAAGATTGTCCAAGTTTAATGTATTTGCATTAGCTTGGACAATTCTTATTACAAAATAATGGCATAGTTGCCCGCACATTTAAAGTCGTACTATGTTTTATTTAAAAAGAAGGTAATTCAGAAACCGCTTGTCGGCAAGTGTTGAATTCGTCAATAACTTCTTTTATAACCTCAGCAACAGGTTTTAGTTCACGAAGCAATGAAGACACCTGACCAATTTCCAGTTCTCCCTCTTCCAGATTTCCTTCAAAGATTCCCTTCTTTGCACGGCCTTTGCCCAGCAATTCACGCATCTCTTCCACAGATGCACCACGAGCCTCAGCTTCTTCTACTTCTGAGAAGAATTTACCTTTAGCCAATCGGGATGGAGCCAGTTTCTTTAAAAGAAGTTTGGTATCGCCTTCACCAAGAGTCAGACAGAATTCTTTAAAAGTATCGTGAGCTGAGCTTTCTTTTGTCAGCGCAAAACGTGTTCCTATCTGAACTCCTTCTGCTCCCAGGGTCATTACTGCCAGCATTCCTGCACCTGTAGCTATTCCACCGGCAGAAATCAAAGGTAAAGTGGTTGCTTTCCGAACTGAAGGTATGAGACAAAGAGTTGTTGTTTCCTCTCTTCCATTGTGTCCACCAGCTTCAAAGCCTTCGGCTACAATAGCATCAACTCCTGCAGATTCACACTTCTCAGCAAACCTGGCACTGGAAACCACATGAACCACAGTTATTTCGTTTTGCTTCAGGAAAGATGTCCATGTTTTGGGATTGCCAGCCGAGGTAAAAACAATCTTTACCCTTTCTTCCACCACGATATTCATAATCTCCTCAATTTGAGGATACATCAGCGGGATATTTACTCCGAAAGGTTTATCTGTTGCCTGCTTACATTTTTGGATATGCTCGCGAAGAACTTCGGGATGCATGGAACCAGCTCCGATTAAACCTAATCCCCCTGCATTACTTACTGCGGAAGCCAGGCGCCAACCGCTGCACCACACCATTCCTCCCTGTATTATAGGATATTGAATTCCAAAAAGATCACATATTCTGTTCATATACTTTTTTTTATTTTCAAAAGTACATGAAAATAATAATATTACCACATGGAAACTTCACATTGTTTTTCCTTCAGTAAAATTCAGAAAAAAACTTTTTTTTCGAAACCGATCTTCCACCTGCCACTAGAAATGCGAAAAAAGCCCTAACAATGGGGCTTTACAATGGTGGCAGATAAAAAAAGTTTATTGATAAAATCCATTTATCTGCTACTATTTTGGGCTATCTTCCACTAAAATAAACACAAAAAAAGCAATAACACATACTAATCACAGGATGTTTATTATTCGAAAGCCTAACAGAGCACTTAAAGAAACGGAATTATGGCAGCAGTTTTAGCTCATCTAACTTCTTAGACATGCTTGTGTCACAGGCAAGCAAAGAGATAGCTTCGTTATTCTGGTCGAGCATAAGAATGAGACTTTCCTTGTGCCTGCCATTCATTACATATACCGGATTAAAGTAAGCTACTTTTTTAAGGTATTTAGCTATACAAGATACATCTTCATTCTTTTTGCCCGAAACAGGAAACAACTCAAATTTATCTTTATTACTGGCAACATACTTGGCTACTTCAGGAAAATCTGCTTTTGAGAAGTCAGCATCATCACAAAACAGATAGACTATTTTATATTTCTTCTGAGAAGTTTTTATCAAAGAATCCATCATTGACACACTAGCCATACGAATTCTCACAAGGCTATCGGGCAATTCTGTTTCAAGACTGAGGCTTTTGGGCAAGTCGGCGTAATGAGTCCACAAATCAGGAGGCTTTCTCCAGAAGATCGATCTAAGAATATCTTCTGCACTAAAGGATAAACCTGGCCGGGAAGACGGGCCAAACATAGTCGCTATTTTATTCGAAGCAAGATAGCGGGGAGCCATGGCTTCTTTACTGAGTTCCATTCCACGTCTTGTCGATATATTCAGAGAGCCAAATCCCATAGGATCAACTTTCAACTTCTGTCCACGCTTAGGATTCTCATAAAAAGAGGCAAAGCAAGACATACTCAGCATAATCTTCCCCACTTTGAGATCCTGAAAATTGTCTTTCTTTCCAAGAATCTCATTCGTTAAATCCCTCACATCAGTAGGACTCGTAAAAGAAGAAGAGGAAGAAGACATACGGGGAGCGCCCAGATTGATAGCTTTTAATGCTTCCGGGTTAATAATTATTTCCTTTTCCTTAGAAACTTCTCCTACTGGAGTTAGCAAATGTCTTTTTAATGTATCCTGCCTTTCATAAGCATTTGCTATTGCAAAGCCAGCTACCAGGAAAAATATAAATAGATAATTTCTTTTTGTCATTTAATTCCATCGATAATTAGTACCTGTTAATGGATCATCTAAGAAAGGATCCTGCAGGTTATATTCCGGTTGGTTCATCACCTTATTCCACCATTTTATATATAAATCAGCTACTTCCTTAATTTCATCATCTGTAAGGAAAGCATATTGCAAATGTTCATTTACCTCTTTATGAATAAGTTTGCGCCCCAAAGAGGCATATCTACCTACCCTTATTGATTCAATAGTCCACATTACGCATTCTCCCAACCGGTATTTAGCATTAGGTCCGTATGAAGTGGTCATATTAGCCGGGAAGAAGGGAACAGAAGACATATCTTTTACGTGAGTTATCAGCTCAGGAATATCTTTCTTTGCAAAAATAGGAACTTCAACAAATCCACTAGGACTTTTAGTATCATAAGTACCAGCTTTTATCTCTTTTACAAAAACCTCAGGATCCGGGTTATCAAAATCAACGTCTTCACCATTGCAACCCATTAAAAACAAGAAACCCATCAGTAATGACCATATACAGTTCTTCATAATATAGTTTCATTAAGGAATTTATAAGCATGTAATCAATACATTACCTTTACCCCACAGTGGAGGTTAAAATTCAGAGGTCGTTCTCTTCTAATAGTAGATGCTAGTGTATGATCATCAAAGTAGTAGGCCACACCTGGTTCTGCGAAGAGAGCCACGTGATCGGTTACATTATACTGCAATCCAAGGGATGAAGCAAGAGAGCATTGCAGTCCATTTATGGAAAGAGGTTGATCATCACTGCCACCGGAACCACTATTTGTTTTAGGGGAGATGCATTCTTCAAGCATTCCACCGGCAGACAAATAAGCATTAAACTTCTTGTGACAGAAAAAAGCCCAGTTCGCTTTAAGAGGAATTCCCAGGAAATGAATTTTTTGTTTATCAATGGTTGCTCCACTCAGGTCTTTTGATTTTGAACGTAAAAGTGTATAATTCAATCCACTCTCCAATGACAGATTCCTTGCCACCTTTTTGCTAATGGTAATTCCTAATGAGATAGGAGATTTATGATCAATAGTGATTGGTTGCAGATTGTCTCCTATGGAAGATATAGTTTTGCCTTTTTCAACAGAAGCAGTTAACCCCACTGTCCATTCAATTGGGATGCAGACTTTTTCAGCTTCTTCTTTATCTTCTGCCAGTATATCTGCCTTCCGGACATCAGCAGTAAGAATAGGTCTTTCAGGTTTATTTTCGGGCTGAACTTTATCAATTACAGAATCAGTCAGATTCTGTTCAGCAGTATTCTCAATAACCTCTTCCTGTTTCAGGATAGATTTCGGTTCTTCATTATCTGATACCGGGAGCTCAGCAGGTATAACCTTTTCAGCCTTTGCCATAGTAGCATGTTTTTTCACTGCAGGAGCAGAAGCTTTGCATAATGAAGATGACATTTCTTTTTGAGGGGTATACATCCATACTGCAGCCGAGCAGGCAAGCAGTAACAGAAAAATGGCTGCAGCAGCTATAAAGCATGCAGAATAGAGCTTTCTGGGAGAAGGTTTGGAAAGTTCTTTTTCCAGATTCTCCCACATATCCTGTTTCAACGGAATTTCATATCGATTCAGTCGGGAACGGAACAGTTCGGTTAATTCATCTTCATTCTTCTTCATTGCGGATAAATTCTTTAATTCTCTTTGCTAACATACATTTTGCTCTGTGAAGTTGTGAAGTGGATGAGTGTTCGTTGATGTGTAGCATAGTTGCAATTTCCTTATGTGTCTTTTCTTCGAACACATATAAATTGAATACTGTGCGATATCCCGTGGGCAGTTCTGTAACAAAAAGCATTAGCTGTGCATCAGACAGGCCTTCGTACAATTCCCTTTCGGGCAATTCCATCACGTCTGGCAGCTCTTCTTCCTGAACTATTACTTCCTGCATCTTTTTTCTTTGCTGCAGGTAGTCCAATGAAAGATTTACCATTACACGATTCATCCACAATTCCAAAGAGCCTTCACCACGATAGTTGAATTTTGAAATAGACTTATATATCTTTATAAAGCCATCGTGAAGAAGATCGTGGGCAACATCAATATCGCCTGTATAACGATAACAAACTGCAAGTAGTCGCTTAGAGTAAAGCGTGTAAAGGCTCTTCCGAGCAACATTATCGCCTGCCCGGCATCCTTTAGCCAATTCTAACTCATCTTCCAATTTACTCTCGTTTTGTATAGACGTAATTTTGTGTTGTCTATATGTATAACTCCGTGAATTTATAAATGCTGCACGAGAAAAGAATAAAAATTTCTCCCGAACCATAAATTTATAACAAACAAAGATAAAAGAAGTTTCTGAATCTGCCTCATAACCTAGACGAATATACCCTTTTCACCAGACGAATTGGCCTAATTAGTTAGATGAATAGTTTTAAGAGGTTAAACAAATTATAAAGGAAGCATTCATTTAAAGACCTACACCTTTTTAAAATTATGTCTAGACTTTAAATAAACAAAGTCTACAACTTATTTTATAAAGGTGTAGACCTAAAATAAAAAACATCCCGTTTAGTTGAGTTACCAAACGGGATGTTTATATAAATTATAAGGAGATCTTATTCTATTACTAGCAAGCTTTGAAACTCATATCTAGTCCTTTTACTGAATGAGTAAGCGCACCTACAGAAATATAGTCCACTCCACACTCTGCATAATCGCGAAGAGTCTTGAAAGTAATACCACCCGAAGATTCAGTTTCGAATCTGCCTGCAATCATTTCTACAGCCTTACGGGTATTATCAGTATTGAAGTTATCGAGCATAATGCGGTCTACCCCACCAAGATCAAGTACTTGTTTGAGTTCATCAAAGTTACGCACTTCAATTTCAATCTTCAAATCTTTCCCTTTTGCTTTGCAATATTCCTTAGCACGAGTAATAGCTTTATCAATTCCGCCGGCAAAATCCACATGATTGTCCTTCAGCAAGATCATATCAAACAGTCCGATGCGGTGATTTACGCCACCACCTATTTTTACAGCTTCTTTCTCAAGCATACGCATGCCCGGAGTTGTTTTACGTGTATCCAGTACTCTGGTTTTTGTTCCTTCCAAAGCCTTCACGTATTTGCGGGTTGTAGTTGCAATGCCGCTCATACGCTGCATCACGTTCAGCATCAATCGTTCTGTTTGCAACAAAGACTGTACTTTTCCTTCTACAATCATTGCCACATCACCCGGTTTTACTTCCGCGCCATCGTTAATAAATACCTCAACCTTCAGTTCAGAATCAAAGCGGTTAAATATTTCTTTTGCTATTTCTATTCCTGCAAGTACACCCTCTTCTTTAATAAGAAGTTTAGATTTTCCCATGGCAGTAGCAGGGATACAGGAAAGAGTTGTATGGTCGCCATCACCAATATCTTCGGCAAAAGCTAGATCTATTAATCTGTCAATTAAATCATTCATTTGTTTTAACTATTCTTATTTGATGAATTAAAGCTGAATCGTTACCGCTCTTCTTGAAAAAACAATTTACCCTGAATGAGCCGTTTGCAGTACTTAAAGTACCAACAATAAAACCGGATTCATTTCTGTCTCCCTGATGATTTACTGTAAATCCGGTAACCTTATTTGCAGAAAAAAAGCCGGCCATAGCCTT
This genomic interval from uncultured Bacteroides sp. contains the following:
- a CDS encoding DUF4783 domain-containing protein gives rise to the protein MKKRILLMFTAFVFCTFFALAQNMPSGLTTAFKKGSAQDLAPFLGSQVVVIIRDNTQTFSKSETQKAMAGFFSANKVTGFTVNHQGDRNESGFIVGTLSTANGSFRVNCFFKKSGNDSALIHQIRIVKTNE
- a CDS encoding nitronate monooxygenase, which encodes MNRICDLFGIQYPIIQGGMVWCSGWRLASAVSNAGGLGLIGAGSMHPEVLREHIQKCKQATDKPFGVNIPLMYPQIEEIMNIVVEERVKIVFTSAGNPKTWTSFLKQNEITVVHVVSSARFAEKCESAGVDAIVAEGFEAGGHNGREETTTLCLIPSVRKATTLPLISAGGIATGAGMLAVMTLGAEGVQIGTRFALTKESSAHDTFKEFCLTLGEGDTKLLLKKLAPSRLAKGKFFSEVEEAEARGASVEEMRELLGKGRAKKGIFEGNLEEGELEIGQVSSLLRELKPVAEVIKEVIDEFNTCRQAVSELPSF
- a CDS encoding sigma-70 family RNA polymerase sigma factor codes for the protein MEDELELAKGCRAGDNVARKSLYTLYSKRLLAVCYRYTGDIDVAHDLLHDGFIKIYKSISKFNYRGEGSLELWMNRVMVNLSLDYLQQRKKMQEVIVQEEELPDVMELPERELYEGLSDAQLMLFVTELPTGYRTVFNLYVFEEKTHKEIATMLHINEHSSTSQLHRAKCMLAKRIKEFIRNEEE
- the ald gene encoding alanine dehydrogenase, giving the protein MIIGIPKEIKSNENRVSLTPGGAKELTKRGHSVYVQHNAGINSGFEDEAYVAAGANILSTIEKVYEIAEMIVKVKEPIESEYKLIKPNQVLFTYFHFASEKELTYAMLESGAICIAYETVEKEDRSLPLLIPMSEVAGRMSVQEGARFLEQPQGGRGLLMSGVPGVKPAKVLVLGGGIVGCNAALMAAGMGADVVITDISLPRLRYLSEIMPPNVKTLYSSPHNIEEELPTTDLVIGAVLIPGAKTPHLITREMLKHLRKGSLMVDVAIDQGGCFETSHPTTHTNPQYTVDGIVHYCVANIPGAVPFTSTLALTNATFPYVLALANKGWEQACQEDKSLTLGLNIVKGKVTYPAVAETFGLNYEPVNL
- a CDS encoding DUF4943 family protein; its protein translation is MKNCIWSLLMGFLFLMGCNGEDVDFDNPDPEVFVKEIKAGTYDTKSPSGFVEVPIFAKKDIPELITHVKDMSSVPFFPANMTTSYGPNAKYRLGECVMWTIESIRVGRYASLGRKLIHKEVNEHLQYAFLTDDEIKEVADLYIKWWNKVMNQPEYNLQDPFLDDPLTGTNYRWN
- the nadC gene encoding carboxylating nicotinate-nucleotide diphosphorylase, with product MNDLIDRLIDLAFAEDIGDGDHTTLSCIPATAMGKSKLLIKEEGVLAGIEIAKEIFNRFDSELKVEVFINDGAEVKPGDVAMIVEGKVQSLLQTERLMLNVMQRMSGIATTTRKYVKALEGTKTRVLDTRKTTPGMRMLEKEAVKIGGGVNHRIGLFDMILLKDNHVDFAGGIDKAITRAKEYCKAKGKDLKIEIEVRNFDELKQVLDLGGVDRIMLDNFNTDNTRKAVEMIAGRFETESSGGITFKTLRDYAECGVDYISVGALTHSVKGLDMSFKAC